A stretch of Phragmites australis chromosome 12, lpPhrAust1.1, whole genome shotgun sequence DNA encodes these proteins:
- the LOC133887108 gene encoding probable LRR receptor-like serine/threonine-protein kinase At3g47570, translating into MFPVLKLLLLPHLVLLASASCAEALPSRNETDQDALLAFRAGLSPQTDALASWEISTDFCRWIGVICSHRHKHRVSVLNLSSTGLVGNIAPSLGNLTHLRSLDLSYNLLHGEIPPEIGQLSQMSYLDLSNNSLQGEIPPTIGQLTWLSHLDLSNNSLQGEITVGLRNCSHLVSIKLDLNNLSGRIPDWLGGQSMLESMSLGKNRFNGIIPPSLGNLSQLWEVYLNDNHLVGPIPEDLGRLGSLKVLALQVNHLSGTVPRTVFNLSTLIHIGLQMNELEGTLPSDLGNGLPKIQYLILALNKFKGSIPASIANASTMQSIDLSGNNFTGTVPPEIGTLCPNFLLLNGNQLTASSILDWKFITFLANCTSLRGVALQNNCFGGVFPSSISNLSEKLVILDIGFNKISGRIPDGIGNFPKLIKLGLSSNQLTGLIPDSIGRLKMLQFLTLENNLLSGRMPSSLGNLTQLQHLSVDNNILEGPIPVNIGNMQRLVSATFSNNALSGPLPGEIFSLSSLSYILDLSGNHFSSSLPSEVGSLTKLTYLSIYGNNLSGVLPNALSNCQSLMELRLDDNSFNGIIPVSISKMRGLVLLNLTKNSLSGMIPQELGLMNGLKELYLAQNYLTAQIPETMGRLTSLYRLDISFNHLDGQVPANGVFTNLTGFSFNGNDKLCGGVEELHLTTCPTEPMDHNRRILRDIRKAITVTAIIILVCFILAIFSFALKKALRSPSTKIMMVDPPLMDDMYPRISYSDLYRATNGFSANNLIGTGQYGSVYKGTILLKELVTTVAVKVFDLEQPGSSKSFVTECKALSKIRHRNLIRIITCCSCSDFNQNDFKALVFDFMLYGSLDMWLHPEVYSLRPVNVLTLVQRLNIAADVATALDYLHNNCQPTVIHCDVKPRNILLGEDMVARVGDFGLTKILTDPVGEQLINSKSSVGILGTIGYVAPEYGEAGQISPYGDVYSFGIVLLEMFTGKAPTHDMFTEGLTLLKYAKMAYPARLMEIVDPLLLSVEAEPGQVHSVMNSVTRLALSCSQNRPIERLCMRYVVVEIHTIKACYAAGGKVVYE; encoded by the exons ATGTTTCCAGTCCTAAAATTGCTTCTCTTGCCGCATCTGGTCCTACTGGCATCAGCTTCATGTGCTGAAGCACTGCCGAGCAGAAATGAGACTGACCAGGATGCGTTGCTAGCATTCAGGGCAGGTCTAAGCCCTCAGACAGATGCACTGGCCTCATGGGAAATAAGCACTGACTTCTGCCGGTGGATTGGTGTCATCTGCAGCCACAGGCATAAGCACAGGGTCTCGGTGTTGAATCTGTCCTCCACGGGACTTGTGGGAAACATAGCCCCTTCCCTTGGGAATCTCACGCACCTGAGAAGTCTAGACCTCAGCTACAATCTACTGCATGGCGAAATCCCTCCAGAGATTGGCCAGTTATCGCAGATGTCGTACCTTGACTTGTCAAATAATTCGCTCCAAGGTGAAATCCCTCCGACAATTGGCCAGCTAACGTGGTTATCGCATCTCGATCTGTCAAACAATTCACTTCAAGGTGAGATCACAGTTGGCCTAAGGAACTGCAGTCACCTTGTGAGCATCAAGCTTGATTTGAACAACCTCAGTGGCAGAATCCCCGATTGGCTTGGAGGTCAGTCGATGCTTGAGTCCATGTCGTTAGGGAAGAACAGATTCAATGGGATCATCCCACCATCACTTGGCAACCTCTCACAACTGTGGGAAGTTTACCTCAATGACAACCACCTCGTCGGACCAATCCCTGAGGACCTTGGCAGGCTGGGTAGCCTTAAGGTGCTAGCTCTTCAAGTAAACCACCTCTCAGGCACCGTCCCAAGAACAGTCTTCAACCTTTCCACACTGATCCACATTGGTCTGCAGATGAATGAGCTTGAGGGCACACTGCCCTCCGATTTGGGCAATGGCCTACCGAAAATCCAATACCTTATTCTCGCCTTGAACAAGTTCAAGGGAAGCATTCCAGCTTCAATTGCAAATGCAAGCACAATGCAATCCATAGACCTGTCCGGTAACAATTTCACTGGAACCGTGCCTCCAGAGATTGGGACGCTCTGTCCGAACTTCCTGTTGCTCAATGGAAACCAGCTGACGGCTAGTAGCATCCTGGACTGGAAATTCATCACGTTCTTGGCAAATTGTACAAGCCTCCGTGGTGTCGCACTGCAAAACAACTGTTTCGGCGGTGTGTTTCCAAGCTCTATCAGCAATCTATCAGAAAAACTCGTAATCCTTGATATTGGATTCAACAAAATATCTGGTAGGATACCAGATGGCATTGGCAACTTTCCAAAACTAATTAAGTTGGGGCTGTCTAGCAACCAATTGACAGGCCTCATTCCCGACAGCATAGGAAGGCTGAAAATGCTCCAGTTCTTGACACTAGAGAACAACCTATTGTCTGGGAGGATGCCATCCTCACTGGGGAACTTGACGCAGTTGCAGCACCTTTCAGTAGATAACAACATCTTGGAGGGGCCTATTCCAGTGAACATTGGGAACATGCAACGGCTTGTTAGTGCAACCTTTTCGAACAATGCGCTTTCAGGCCCATTACCCGGAGAGATCTTCAGCCTATCATCCTTGTCGTACATTCTAGATTTGTCTGGAAATCATTTTAGTAGTTCACTTCCATCTGAAGTTGGAAGTCTGACGAAGCTCACATACTTGTCCATCTACGGGAACAACTTATCTGGAGTGCTGCCAAACGCTCTCAGCAATTGTCAAAGCTTGATGGAGCTACGTTTGGATGACAATTCTTTCAATGGTATCATTCCTGTGTCCATAAGTAAAATGCGTGGCTTGGTACTGCTAAATTTGACCAAAAACAGCCTCTCAGGCATGATTCCCCAAGAGTTAGGACTCATGAATGGCCTGAAAGAACTGTACCTTGCGCAAAATTACTTGACTGCACAGATCCCTGAGACCATGGGACGGCTGACGTCACTGTACCGGCTAGACATATCCTTCAACCATCTTGATGGCCAAGTTCCAGCAAATGGCGTGTTTACCAATTTGACAGGGTTCTCTTTTAATGGGAATGACAAGCTTTGTGGTGgtgttgaagagcttcatttGACAACATGCCCAACCGAACCAATGGACCATAATCGAAGGATACTCCGTGACATTCGAAAGGCAATCACTGTTACTGCTATTATCATCTTGGTGTGCTTCATCTTGGCAATTTTTTCCTTCGCTTTAAAGAAGGCATTGAGATCTCCATCCACCAAAATAATGATGGTGGATCCTCCTTTGATGGATGACATGTATCCTCGAATTTCTTATTCTGACTTGTACCGAGCAACAAATGGCTTCAGTGCCAACAATTTGATTGGTACAGGACAGTATGGATCTGTTTATAAGGGGACAATTCTGCTAAAAGAGTTGGTAACTACAGTAGCTGTGAAGGTTTTTGATCTTGAACAACCTGGCTCTTCAAAAAGTTTTGTGACTGAGTGTAAGGCGCTTAGCAAAATTCGCCACCGCAACTTGATTCGTATCATTACTTGCTGCTCTTGCTCTGACTTCAACCAAAATGACTTCAAAGCTCTAGTATTCGACTTCATGCTTTATGGGAGCCTTGACATGTGGTTACATCCAGAGGTCTATTCATTACGTCCAGTCAATGTTCTAACTTTGGTGCAGAGATTGAACATTGCTGCTGATGTTGCGACTGCACTAGACTATTTGCACAACAACTGCCAGCCGACAGTAATTCACTGTGACGTCAAGCCCAGAAACATTCTTCTTGGGGAGGATATGGTTGCTCGTGTCGgagactttggcctcacgaagATTCTCACAGATCCGGTTGGCGAGCAATTGATCAATTCAAAGAGTTCTGTTGGGATACTGGGCACAATTGGATATGTTGCTCCAG AATACGGCGAAGCTGGTCAAATTTCTCCATACGGGGATGTCTATAGCTTCGGTATTGTACTCCTTGAGATGTTTACAGGGAAGGCGCCTACACACGACATGTTTACTGAGGGATTGACCTTGCTGAAGTATGCGAAGATGGCTTATCCAGCGCGACTGATGGAGATTGTTGACCCCCTTCTGCTATCCGTTGAGGCTGAACCAGGGCAAGTCCATAGCGTCATGAACTCTGTCACAAGGCTTGCACTATCGTGCAGCCAGAACAGACCAATTGAGAGGCTGTGCATGAGATATGTTGTAGTTGAGATTCACACAATAAAGGCTTGCTATGCTGCAGGAGGCAAAGTAGTTTATGAGTGA